The following are encoded together in the Candida orthopsilosis Co 90-125, chromosome 5 draft sequence genome:
- a CDS encoding Otu2 protein (S. cerevisiae homolog OTU2 localizes to), translated as MDTETVDELIQRHKKENKDLIATITGLKKQATKKTRKSVLSKCQELEDNLKKKHAKELASLENPDEQTGAQEELTPEQLLAQLSVEKEVEAPAEESTNEMSSQSQSQPGPKRRNRQKERLAKRKAEIERMQTEAREETANSIDYRQMEVDSMNQLLAINDLKLYEIKPDGHCLFASIQDQLQQRHHIDKTIQELRDLSAEYILSHRDDFVPFLFDEQTCEIRDVDDYCRELTSTAMWGSDMEILALAKVFNCCIAIHMAGAATLKINEEANANVETNEDDVYGKQQPELQLGYYKHSYGLGEHYNSLRDA; from the coding sequence atggaTACTGAAACGGTGGATGAGTTGATCCAACGCCacaaaaaggaaaacaaGGATCTCATCGCGACAATTACAGGGTTGAAGAAGCAAGCAACGAAAAAGACAAGAAAGTCAGTCTTGAGTAAATGTCAGGAACTTGAggacaatttgaagaagaagcatGCTAAGGAATTGGCGCTGTTAGAAAACCCTGACGAACAAACAGGCGcacaagaagaattgacACCAGAACAATTGCTAGCGCAACTCTCAGTAGAAAAGGAAGTGGAAGCTCCCGCTGAAGAGTCTACTAACGAAATGCTGTCTCAAAGTCAATCTCAACCAGGGCCAAAGAGGCGAAATCgtcaaaaagaaagattaGCTAAACGTAAAGCTGAAATTGAACGAATGCAAACTGAAGCAAGAGAGGAAACAGCCAACTCAATCGATTATAGACAGATGGAGGTAGACTCAATGAACCAACTACTTGCTATTAACGACTTGAAATTGTACGAAATCAAACCTGATGGCCATTGTCTTTTCGCATCGATTCAAGACCAATTGCAGCAACGTCACCATATCGACAAAACCATACAAGAGTTGCGTGATCTTTCAGCTGAATATATACTATCACACAGAGATGACTTTGTACCGTTCTTATTTGATGAACAGACGTGTGAAATTCgagatgttgatgattattGCCGTGAGTTGACATCGACCGCAATGTGGGGATCCGATATGGAGATCCTTGCGTTGGCCAAGGTGTTTAATTGTTGTATTGCTATTCATATGGCTGGAGCAGCGACGTTGAAGATCAATGAAGAGGCAAAtgcaaatgttgaaacTAATGAGGATGATGTTTATGGCAAGCAGCAGCCAGAGTTGCAATTGGGATACTATAAGCATTCTTATGGATTGGGGGAACATTACAACTCATTGAGAGATGCGTAA